One window of the Paraburkholderia sp. PGU19 genome contains the following:
- a CDS encoding ArsC family reductase has protein sequence MARGAKTTVYGIPNCDSVKKARVWLEEHGVEFEFHDFKKAGVNDKLIEDWLKDVPLDQLINKRGTTWRGLSDVHKAEADTTAGAIALMIHKPSIIKRPVIVVNGRVKTLGFSADNYASLFA, from the coding sequence ATGGCGCGCGGCGCGAAGACGACCGTCTACGGCATTCCGAATTGCGACAGCGTGAAAAAAGCGCGCGTGTGGCTCGAGGAACACGGCGTCGAGTTCGAGTTTCACGACTTCAAGAAGGCCGGCGTGAATGACAAGCTGATCGAGGACTGGCTCAAGGATGTGCCGCTCGATCAGCTCATCAACAAGCGCGGCACGACCTGGCGCGGCCTGTCGGACGTGCACAAGGCCGAAGCCGACACGACCGCTGGCGCGATCGCGCTGATGATCCACAAACCGTCGATCATCAAGCGGCCTGTGATCGTCGTGAACGGACGCGTGAAGACGCTGGGCTTTTCCGCGGACAACTACGCGTCGCTGTTCGCCTGA
- the dapD gene encoding 2,3,4,5-tetrahydropyridine-2,6-dicarboxylate N-succinyltransferase, with product MSQQLQQIIDTAWDNRADLSPKAAPADVREAVAHAIEQLDKGALRVAEKKDGDWVVNQWLKKAVLLSFRLEDNAPMPAGGYSQFYDKVPSKFANYTAEDFAAGGFRVVPPAIARRGSFIAKNVVLMPSYTNIGAYVDEGTMVDTWATVGSCAQIGKNVHLSGGVGIGGVLEPLQANPVIIEDNCFIGARSEVVEGVIVEENSVISMGVYLGQSTKIYDRETGEVTYGRIPAGSVVVAGNLPSKDGSHSLYCAVIVKKVDAKTRAKVGLNELLRGD from the coding sequence ATGTCGCAACAACTTCAGCAGATCATCGATACCGCCTGGGACAACCGCGCCGACCTGTCGCCGAAGGCCGCGCCCGCCGACGTGCGCGAAGCCGTCGCGCATGCCATCGAGCAACTCGACAAGGGCGCGCTGCGCGTCGCCGAAAAGAAGGATGGCGACTGGGTCGTCAACCAGTGGCTGAAGAAGGCCGTGCTGCTGTCGTTCCGCCTCGAAGACAACGCCCCGATGCCGGCTGGCGGTTACTCGCAGTTCTACGACAAGGTGCCGTCGAAGTTCGCCAACTACACGGCTGAAGACTTCGCCGCAGGCGGCTTCCGCGTCGTGCCGCCCGCCATCGCGCGCCGCGGCTCGTTCATCGCGAAGAACGTCGTGCTGATGCCGTCCTACACGAACATCGGCGCGTACGTCGATGAAGGCACGATGGTCGACACGTGGGCCACCGTCGGCTCGTGCGCGCAGATCGGCAAGAACGTGCACCTGTCGGGCGGCGTGGGCATCGGCGGCGTGCTGGAGCCGCTGCAGGCCAACCCCGTCATCATCGAAGACAACTGCTTCATCGGTGCGCGCTCGGAAGTCGTGGAAGGCGTGATCGTCGAAGAGAACTCGGTTATTTCGATGGGCGTGTACCTCGGCCAGAGCACGAAGATCTACGACCGCGAAACGGGCGAAGTCACGTATGGCCGCATTCCGGCCGGCTCGGTGGTGGTCGCGGGCAACCTGCCGTCGAAGGACGGCTCGCACAGCCTGTACTGCGCGGTGATCGTCAAGAAGGTCGACGCCAAGACGCGCGCGAAGGTCGGTCTGAACGAACTGCTGCGAGGCGACTGA
- the cls gene encoding cardiolipin synthase: MQFDLLHIGTLVFLAHALGVIAACHAILHTRTSQGAIAWAVSLVAMPYLTLVPYLFLGRSKFAGYADARRLENETLRTRAHPPEWDTEASSHGRPTEALGHHFVRSLTRLSGMPFLPDNHVRTLVNGEATFAAILDAIENAQRYIVVQFFIVRADALGEMLKDALLAKAAQGLRVYVLYDSIGSFDLPHRYVASLLAGGVQMHPFATNRQFVNRFQLNFRNHRKIVVVDGERAFVGGHNVGVEYLGGKPPLSPWRDTHIEVRGPAVASIQFVFTEDWYWATQDLPHFDSPPPARPGDGMHCLVVPTGPADKQETCSLFFVEAINAARERVWITTPYLVPDEAVFAALRLAALRGVDVRILIPSRRDHRVVFEASKLYAYDSIRAGVRIFRYRPGFLHQKVVLIDDVAAAVGSANLDNRSFRLNFEIMVLTVDHGFALEVEEMLLRDFAESFEIDRSEYRNAPALRRVLMHVARLFAPIL, from the coding sequence ATGCAATTCGATCTGCTTCACATCGGCACGCTCGTGTTTCTCGCCCACGCGCTGGGCGTGATCGCGGCTTGCCACGCCATCCTGCACACCCGCACATCGCAAGGCGCGATCGCGTGGGCGGTGTCGCTCGTCGCGATGCCGTATCTGACGCTGGTTCCGTATCTGTTCCTCGGCCGCAGCAAGTTCGCCGGTTACGCGGACGCGCGCCGCCTCGAGAACGAGACGCTGCGCACCCGCGCGCATCCGCCCGAGTGGGACACGGAAGCCTCGTCGCACGGCCGTCCGACGGAAGCGCTCGGCCATCATTTCGTGCGCTCGCTCACGCGCCTGTCCGGCATGCCATTTCTGCCGGATAACCATGTGCGCACGCTCGTGAACGGCGAAGCGACGTTCGCGGCGATTCTCGATGCGATCGAAAACGCGCAGCGCTACATCGTCGTGCAGTTCTTCATCGTGCGCGCCGACGCGCTCGGCGAGATGCTCAAGGACGCGCTGCTCGCGAAGGCCGCGCAAGGTTTGCGCGTGTACGTGCTGTACGACAGCATCGGCAGCTTCGACCTGCCGCATCGCTATGTCGCGTCGCTGCTCGCGGGCGGCGTGCAGATGCATCCGTTCGCGACGAACCGGCAATTCGTCAACCGTTTCCAGCTCAACTTCCGCAACCACCGCAAGATCGTCGTGGTGGACGGCGAGCGCGCGTTCGTCGGCGGACATAACGTCGGCGTCGAGTATCTGGGTGGTAAGCCGCCGCTGTCACCGTGGCGCGATACGCATATCGAAGTGCGCGGCCCCGCCGTCGCCAGCATCCAGTTCGTGTTCACGGAAGACTGGTACTGGGCCACCCAGGACTTGCCGCACTTCGACTCACCGCCGCCCGCGAGACCTGGCGACGGCATGCACTGCCTCGTCGTGCCGACGGGCCCGGCGGACAAACAGGAGACCTGCTCGCTGTTCTTCGTCGAAGCGATCAACGCGGCGCGCGAGCGTGTCTGGATCACCACGCCCTATCTCGTGCCCGACGAAGCCGTGTTCGCGGCCTTGCGGCTCGCGGCGCTGCGCGGCGTCGACGTGCGCATCCTGATTCCGAGCCGGCGCGATCACCGCGTCGTATTCGAGGCGTCGAAACTCTACGCGTACGACTCGATACGCGCGGGCGTGCGCATATTTCGCTACCGGCCGGGCTTTCTGCATCAGAAGGTGGTGCTGATCGACGACGTCGCGGCAGCCGTGGGCAGCGCGAATCTCGACAACCGGTCGTTCCGCCTGAACTTCGAGATCATGGTGCTGACCGTGGACCACGGCTTCGCGCTCGAAGTCGAAGAGATGCTGCTGCGCGACTTCGCCGAATCGTTCGAAATCGACCGCAGCGAGTATCGCAACGCGCCGGCGCTGCGGCGCGTGTTGATGCATGTCGCGCGGCTCTTCGCGCCGATCCTGTGA
- the prmB gene encoding 50S ribosomal protein L3 N(5)-glutamine methyltransferase produces the protein MTHPFSTVRDVLRHAVSQFNQADLAFGHGSSNAYDEAAYLVLHTLHLPIDLLEPFLDARLTSEEIAAVLKVVERRAKDRVPAAYITQEAWMHGYRFHVDERVIVPRSFIGELLQDGLQPYVEDPEQVGAVLELCTGSGCLAILAAHAFPNADIDAVDLSPAALEVAARNVHDYQLDERVALFEGDLYAPLPERRYDVIITNPPYVNAESMKVLPAEYKHEPEMALAGGADGMDIVRRIIADARNWLTDEGVLVVEIGNERAHVEAAFGGLDLVWMSTSAGDDNVFLIQASDLPGN, from the coding sequence ATGACTCATCCGTTTTCCACGGTTCGCGATGTGCTGCGCCACGCGGTGTCGCAGTTCAACCAGGCCGACCTGGCGTTCGGCCACGGCTCGTCGAACGCTTATGACGAAGCCGCCTATCTTGTGCTGCATACGCTGCACCTGCCCATCGACCTGCTCGAGCCGTTTCTCGATGCACGCCTCACGTCCGAAGAAATCGCCGCGGTGCTGAAAGTGGTCGAGCGGCGCGCGAAGGATCGCGTGCCCGCCGCCTACATCACGCAGGAAGCGTGGATGCACGGCTATCGCTTCCATGTCGACGAGCGCGTGATCGTGCCGCGTTCGTTCATCGGCGAGTTGCTGCAGGATGGCTTGCAGCCGTATGTCGAGGACCCCGAACAGGTTGGCGCGGTGCTCGAACTGTGCACGGGCTCCGGGTGTCTCGCGATCCTCGCGGCGCACGCCTTCCCGAATGCCGACATCGACGCCGTTGACCTGTCGCCCGCCGCGCTCGAAGTCGCGGCACGTAATGTCCACGACTACCAGCTCGACGAACGCGTGGCGCTCTTCGAAGGCGATCTTTACGCGCCGCTGCCCGAGCGCCGCTACGACGTGATCATCACGAATCCGCCGTACGTGAACGCGGAATCGATGAAGGTCCTGCCCGCCGAATACAAGCACGAGCCGGAAATGGCGCTCGCGGGCGGCGCGGACGGCATGGATATCGTGCGTCGCATCATCGCCGATGCACGCAACTGGCTGACCGATGAAGGCGTGCTGGTGGTCGAGATCGGCAACGAACGCGCGCATGTCGAAGCGGCATTCGGCGGCCTCGACCTCGTATGGATGTCGACCAGCGCCGGCGACGACAACGTGTTCCTCATCCAGGCCAGCGATCTGCCCGGCAATTGA
- a CDS encoding glutathione peroxidase, whose amino-acid sequence MAADNTSIYSFSASTLGGEPVSLDRYDGKVMLIVNTASECGFTPQYAGLQKLHEQYAARGLEVLGFPCNQFGKQEPGDAAQIGAFCEKNYGVTFQMFDKIDVNGSDAHPLFKYLKDEAPGVLGIEAIKWNFTKFLVDRSGKVVKRYAPTTKPETITDDIEALL is encoded by the coding sequence ATGGCAGCGGACAACACTTCTATTTATTCCTTTTCGGCGAGCACGCTGGGCGGCGAACCGGTCAGTCTCGACCGCTACGACGGCAAGGTGATGCTGATCGTCAATACGGCGAGCGAGTGCGGTTTCACGCCGCAATACGCGGGTTTGCAGAAGCTGCACGAGCAGTACGCGGCGCGCGGGCTGGAGGTGCTGGGTTTTCCGTGCAATCAGTTCGGCAAGCAGGAACCCGGCGACGCGGCGCAGATCGGTGCGTTCTGTGAGAAGAACTATGGCGTCACGTTCCAGATGTTCGACAAGATCGACGTGAACGGTTCGGACGCGCATCCGCTGTTCAAGTATCTGAAGGATGAAGCGCCCGGCGTGCTCGGCATCGAAGCGATCAAATGGAACTTCACGAAGTTCCTCGTCGACCGCAGCGGCAAGGTGGTCAAGCGCTACGCGCCCACCACGAAGCCCGAAACGATCACCGACGACATCGAAGCGCTGCTGTAA
- the dapC gene encoding succinyldiaminopimelate transaminase, with protein sequence MNPLLDSLQSYPFEKLRLLFKDVTPPASLAHISFGIGEPKHPTPELIKKAVIDSLGGLAAYPLTLGTPALRETIAKWVTRRYNLPPVDPATQVLPVSGSREALFALAQTVIDPKKNAQGEPAIVLCPNPFYQIYEGAALLAGAQPYFANSDPKRNFACDYSAIPDDVWARTQLLYVCSPGNPTGAVLTLDDWRELFDLSDRHGFVIASDECYSEIYFDEARPPLGGLEAAHKLGRGFERLVMLSSLSKRSNVPGMRSGFVAGDAAILKQFLLYRTYHGAALSTVFQTASIAAWSDEAHVRENRAMYVQKFSTVTPMLADVLDVKLPDAAFYLWANVARTGLSDDEFARRLYADYNVTVLPGSYLARTAHDTNPGRDFVRLALVAGVDECTEGARRIVEFCRSLKS encoded by the coding sequence GTGAATCCGCTACTCGACTCCCTTCAGTCTTATCCCTTCGAAAAGCTGCGTCTGCTCTTCAAGGACGTCACACCGCCCGCCAGTCTTGCGCACATCAGCTTCGGGATCGGCGAGCCGAAACATCCGACGCCCGAGCTGATCAAGAAAGCCGTGATCGATTCGCTCGGCGGTCTCGCGGCCTATCCGCTCACGCTTGGCACGCCGGCGCTGCGCGAAACGATCGCGAAATGGGTCACGCGGCGCTACAACCTGCCGCCCGTCGACCCTGCCACCCAGGTGCTGCCCGTGTCCGGCTCGCGCGAGGCGCTGTTCGCGCTTGCGCAGACGGTGATCGACCCGAAGAAAAACGCGCAGGGCGAACCTGCGATCGTACTCTGTCCGAACCCGTTCTATCAAATCTACGAAGGCGCGGCGCTGCTGGCGGGTGCGCAGCCGTACTTCGCCAACAGCGACCCGAAACGCAACTTCGCGTGTGACTACTCCGCCATTCCCGACGACGTCTGGGCGCGCACGCAGCTGCTCTACGTCTGCTCGCCGGGCAACCCGACGGGCGCCGTGCTGACGCTCGACGACTGGCGCGAACTGTTCGACCTGTCGGACCGTCACGGCTTCGTGATCGCGTCGGACGAATGCTACTCGGAGATCTATTTCGACGAGGCGCGTCCGCCGCTCGGCGGTCTGGAAGCGGCGCACAAGCTCGGCCGCGGTTTCGAGCGGCTCGTGATGCTGTCGAGCCTGTCCAAGCGCTCGAACGTGCCGGGCATGCGCTCGGGCTTCGTCGCGGGCGACGCGGCCATCCTCAAGCAGTTCCTGCTATACCGCACATATCACGGCGCGGCCTTGTCGACGGTCTTTCAAACTGCGAGCATTGCTGCGTGGAGCGACGAGGCGCACGTGCGCGAAAACCGCGCGATGTACGTGCAGAAGTTTTCGACCGTCACCCCGATGCTCGCCGACGTGCTCGACGTCAAGCTGCCCGACGCCGCGTTCTACCTGTGGGCGAATGTCGCGCGCACAGGCCTGTCGGACGACGAGTTCGCCCGCCGCCTGTACGCCGACTATAATGTGACGGTTCTGCCCGGCTCGTATCTCGCGCGCACCGCGCACGACACGAACCCCGGCCGCGATTTCGTCCGCCTCGCGCTGGTCGCGGGCGTCGACGAATGCACGGAGGGCGCGCGGCGCATCGTCGAGTTCTGCCGCTCGCTGAAAAGCTAG
- the dapE gene encoding succinyl-diaminopimelate desuccinylase: MSGTLALTEALIGRASVTPDDQNCQRLLIERLSSIGFECETIESNGVTNLWAVKRGTAGQDGKLLAFAGHTDVVPTGPLDQWTSAPFEPTHRDGKLYGRGAADMKASIAGFVVASEEFVAAHPQHRGSLALLITSDEEGPATDGTVKVVEALQARGERLDYCVVGEPTSSVQFGDMVKNGRRGSMSGKLTIKGVQGHIAYPHLAKNPVHLLAPALAELVAEHWDAGNEYFPPTTWQVSNLHSGTGATNIIPGHAEVMFNFRFSTASTVEGLQSRVHQILDKHGLEYDLKWTVSGLPFLTPRGELSNALESAIHAETGLTTELSTTGGTSDGRFIARICKQVIEFGPLNASIHKIDEHVEVAHIEPLKNVYRRVLEQLIA, from the coding sequence ATGTCCGGCACCCTTGCCCTTACCGAAGCCCTGATCGGCCGCGCGTCCGTCACGCCAGACGACCAGAACTGCCAGCGTCTGCTGATCGAGCGCCTGTCCTCGATTGGTTTCGAATGCGAAACGATCGAATCGAACGGCGTGACGAACCTATGGGCCGTCAAGCGCGGCACCGCAGGCCAGGACGGCAAGCTGCTTGCGTTCGCGGGCCATACCGACGTCGTGCCGACAGGCCCGCTCGATCAATGGACGTCCGCGCCGTTCGAGCCGACTCATCGCGACGGCAAGCTGTACGGACGCGGCGCCGCCGACATGAAAGCGTCGATTGCGGGCTTCGTGGTGGCGAGCGAAGAGTTCGTCGCCGCGCATCCGCAGCATCGTGGCTCGCTCGCGTTGCTCATCACGAGCGACGAAGAAGGCCCCGCAACGGACGGCACCGTGAAGGTCGTCGAAGCGCTGCAGGCGCGCGGCGAGCGTCTCGACTATTGCGTCGTCGGCGAGCCGACGTCGAGCGTTCAGTTCGGCGACATGGTGAAGAACGGCCGACGCGGCTCGATGTCGGGCAAGCTGACCATCAAGGGCGTGCAAGGGCATATCGCGTATCCGCATCTCGCGAAGAACCCGGTGCATCTGCTCGCGCCCGCGCTCGCCGAACTGGTCGCCGAGCACTGGGACGCAGGCAACGAATATTTCCCGCCTACCACCTGGCAGGTCTCGAACCTGCACAGCGGCACGGGCGCGACCAACATCATTCCGGGCCACGCGGAAGTGATGTTCAATTTCCGCTTTTCGACGGCGAGCACGGTGGAAGGGCTGCAAAGCCGCGTGCACCAGATTCTCGACAAACACGGCCTCGAATACGACCTGAAGTGGACCGTGAGCGGCCTGCCCTTTCTGACGCCGCGCGGCGAACTGTCGAATGCGCTGGAAAGCGCGATCCACGCCGAAACGGGCCTCACGACGGAACTGTCCACCACGGGTGGCACGTCCGATGGACGTTTCATCGCGCGCATCTGCAAGCAGGTGATCGAATTCGGCCCGTTGAATGCGAGCATCCACAAGATCGACGAACATGTCGAAGTTGCACATATCGAGCCGCTCAAGAACGTCTATCGACGCGTGCTCGAACAACTGATCGCCTGA
- a CDS encoding DMT family transporter has protein sequence MNLPLRNTLGNAWPTLAIMLGASVWGMVWYPLRMLHALGVTGTAASALTSGAGCLFVLLVRRSAIRTVRWHWLLPALALFAGITNLGFVWGAIHGQVMRVLLLFYLTPAWTALFAHFILHERLTWAGAGLAALSLAGAMMMLWSPQLGIPVPGSLAEWAGLAAGMSFAMSNVLILKTSRVLPGMKAEMRTAVIFGGAAIFGGCASFFESMPAPPTGEHIGIAVFLVLAIGFVLATNNMLVQYGLARVPANRASIIMLFEIVITALTAWLFAGEVPGPREWAGGACIVLASALSSWVHRAKPAEKTDAGKDGNADGNGKNRPRAMV, from the coding sequence ATGAATCTCCCGCTTCGGAACACCTTGGGTAACGCATGGCCGACGCTCGCGATCATGCTGGGCGCGTCGGTATGGGGCATGGTCTGGTATCCACTGCGCATGCTCCATGCGCTCGGCGTGACGGGCACGGCCGCGAGTGCGCTGACGAGCGGCGCAGGATGCCTGTTCGTGCTGCTCGTACGGCGCAGCGCGATCAGGACGGTCCGCTGGCATTGGCTGCTGCCCGCGCTCGCGCTGTTCGCGGGCATCACCAATCTCGGCTTCGTGTGGGGCGCGATCCACGGCCAGGTGATGCGCGTGCTGCTGCTGTTCTACCTGACGCCAGCATGGACCGCGCTGTTCGCGCATTTCATCCTCCACGAGCGGCTGACGTGGGCGGGCGCGGGGCTCGCCGCGCTGTCGCTGGCGGGCGCGATGATGATGCTGTGGTCGCCGCAGCTCGGCATTCCCGTGCCCGGCAGCCTCGCCGAATGGGCGGGGCTCGCGGCGGGCATGTCCTTCGCGATGAGCAACGTGCTGATCCTCAAGACGAGCCGCGTGCTGCCCGGCATGAAGGCGGAGATGCGCACGGCGGTGATCTTCGGCGGCGCGGCGATTTTTGGTGGTTGCGCATCTTTCTTCGAATCGATGCCCGCGCCGCCGACGGGCGAGCACATCGGCATCGCCGTGTTCCTCGTGCTCGCGATCGGCTTCGTGCTGGCCACCAACAACATGCTCGTGCAATACGGACTCGCACGCGTCCCCGCCAACCGGGCGTCGATCATCATGCTGTTCGAGATCGTCATCACGGCGCTCACGGCGTGGCTGTTCGCGGGCGAAGTGCCCGGTCCGCGCGAATGGGCGGGCGGCGCGTGCATCGTGCTGGCGTCGGCGCTGTCGAGCTGGGTGCATCGGGCGAAGCCTGCGGAGAAGACGGACGCCGGCAAGGATGGAAACGCTGACGGCAACGGTAAGAATCGCCCACGCGCGATGGTATGA